One Primulina tabacum isolate GXHZ01 chromosome 10, ASM2559414v2, whole genome shotgun sequence DNA segment encodes these proteins:
- the LOC142504801 gene encoding isocitrate dehydrogenase [NAD] regulatory subunit 1, mitochondrial: protein MSRRILSRLLSIRSVTYMPRPGDGTPRAVTLIPGDGIGPLVTGAVEQVMEAMHAPVYFEKYDIHGDMKSAPPEVIESIKKNKVCLKGGLRTPVGGGVSSLNMLLRKELDLYASLVHCFNLQGLPTRHHGVDIVVIRENTEGEYSGLEHEVVPGVVESLKVITKFCSERIAKYAFEYAYLNNRKKVTAVHKANIMKLADGLFLESCREIASKYPSIQYNEMIVDNCSMQLVSKPEQFDVMVTPNLYGNLVANIAAGIAGGTGVMPGGNVGADHAIFEQGASAGNVGDEKAVEQKKANPVALLLSSAMMLRHLQFPSFADRLETAVKRVISEGEYRTKDLGGNSTTQEVVDAVIANLD, encoded by the exons ATGTCCAGACGAATCCTCAGCCGCCTCCTCTCCATCCGATCAGTCACCTACATGCCCCGCCCCGGCGACGGGACCCCTCGGGCTGTCACCCTAATTCCCGGCGACGGGATTGGACCCCTCGTTACAGGCGCTGTAGAGCAGGTCATGGAGGCCATGCACGCTCCCGTCTACTTCGAGAAGTACGACATCCACGGCGACATGAAGAGTGCACCCCCGGAGGTGATCGAATCGATTAAGAAGAATAAGGTTTGCCTTAAGGGTGGACTTAGGACTCCGGTGGGCGGAGGAGTCAGCTCACTCAATATGCTCTTGAGGAAGGAGCTGGATCTCTACGCCTCACTCGTACATTGCTTCAATCTGCAGGGGCTTCCCACGCGCCACCATGGTGTAGATATTGTCGTCATTAGGGAGAATACTGAGGGTGAATACTCGGGCCTCGAGCATGAGGTTGTTCCTGGTGTTGTCGAAAGCCTCAAG GTAATAACTAAGTTCTGCTCAGAGAGAATTGCTAAATATGCCTTTGAATATGCCTATCTCAACAACCGGAAGAAAGTGACCGCTGTGCACAAAGCAAATATTATGAAACTCGCAGATGGTTTATTTCTAGAATCCTGCCGTGAAATTGCTAGCAAGTACCCTAGCATTCAGTACAATGAGATGATAGTGGATAACTGCTCTATGCAACTTGTTTCCAAGCCGGAGCAATTTGATGTCATG GTAACTCCTAATCTTTATGGGAATCTGGTAGCAAACATAGCTGCTGGAATTGCTGGAGGTACTGGTGTCATGCCCGGAG GGAATGTCGGTGCCGATCATGCCATATTCGAGCAAGGTGCCTCTGCAGGAAATGTAGGAGATGAGAAAGCTGTAGAACAAAAAAAAGCAAACCCTGTAGCTTTACTGCTTTCGTCGGCTATGATGCTGAGACATCTGCAGTTTCCTTCATTTGCTGACAGACTAGAGACAGCTGTGAAGCGCGTAATATCTGAAGGTGAATACCGTACAAAAGATCTTGGCGGAAACAGTACCACTCAAGAAGTTGTCGACGCTGTCATAGCAAATCTCGACTGA
- the LOC142506222 gene encoding fructose-2,6-bisphosphatase-like — protein MAVECSSFLKNKFWVLRHGRSIPNEKGIIVSSLENGILEEYRLCPDGVHQARLAGESFLEEIKKRNIGIEHIRICFSPFSRTSHTAKVVSSVLNVPFNGPQCKAMEDLRERFFGCSFELMSHDKYPEIWAMDEKDPFTRPEGGESVADVVARLTRALTKMESAFEECTVLVVSHGDPLQILQTIINAAVQTRRTDANDLTSRIQEIIVPSVLSQHRKFALNTGELRELV, from the exons ATGGCGGTTGAGTGTTCGTCGTTTCTGAAGAACAAATTCTGGGTGCTCAGGCATGGAAGAAGCATCCCAAACGAGAAGGGAATTATCGTTTCATCTCTG GAAAATGGAATCCTTGAAGAATATCGTTTGTGTCCTGATGGGGTTCATCAGGCTCGTTTGGCTGGAGAATCCTTCCTCGAG GAAATAAAGAAAAGGAACATTGGAATAGAGCACATTCGTATATGTTTCTCACCATTTTCAAGGACCAGTCATACTGCAAAAGTGGTTTCTTCTGTTCTAAATGTTCCATTTAATGGTCCACAGTGCAAG GCTATGGAGGATCTTCGGGAGCGGTTCTTTGGCTGTTCATTTGAGCTGATGTCCCATGATAAA TACCCTGAGATTTGGGCGATGGATGAGAAAGATCCCTTCACACGGCCTGAAGGAGGAGAAAGTGTTGCTGATGTTGTCGCAAGGCTGACAAGGGCTTTGACTAAAATGGAATCAGCATTTGAAGA GTGCACGGTGTTAGTTGTCAGTCATGGAGATCCCTTGCAGATTCTGCAGACAATAATCAATGCAGCTGTGCAGACCAGAAGAACTGATGCAAATGACTTAACCTCAAGAATTCAGGAAATCATTGTCCCTTCTGTACTATCACAACACCGGAAATTTGCTCTAAATACGGGAGAACTTCGTGAATTAGTGTAG
- the LOC142505190 gene encoding protein NLP5-like isoform X1, protein MEDFGFTTVDFNLMDQLFYDGFWLETQTADGSNFWQPISTHHLTSPSFIFPASDNIGSWNTNPSPDYILKQTQTSDLFFNNPQMDHHLSHSNEPTVPSGSSDNLNMEMNTRLCVGMNRNPINARAPISVRKRLDEAIKLLKDSVRDKNVLIQIWFPVKKDGRQVLITNNQPFSLDLNCKNLADYRDVSKNYQFAADEESKETVGLPGRVFLKKLPEWTPDVRFFKREEYSRVIYAQQYNVRGSLALPVFELGSRRCLGVVEIVTTTQKLNYRPELENICRALQAVDLKIFDVPSPPSIEGCDESYQSALAEIRNIVKHVCSVHELPLAQTWAPCTEHNKQGCRHSDENYAHCVSTIDSASFVADPQVSGFHEACSEHHLLKGEGIPGKAFMSNKPCFSEDVTSFSKTDYPLSHHARVFNLCAAVAIRLRSTYTGKADFVLEFFLPLKCKDSNDQKMLLDSLLYSLLFVLQQTCQSLRVLSHQELAQETSDKETGSTSAGRSYEENWPNFIASRSEEPSQNAPSWIMNITDSQHKGKGVSVSFDDDINKEPGGEFRVTTQWDNPEDFSHSGGYLSLDGKANEKRRTKTEKAISLQVLRQHFSGSLKDAAKSIGVCPTTLKRICRQHGITRWPSRKIKKVDHSLKKLQLVMDSVQGAEGPIKLGSFYRNFPEFVSPDSTPKLPVNTSNMNIQTASKSPSSSSSHSTSSSYCLSTGVKHSSLTLSGDALSPEQMIDQGMLKRARCDAELLHLEAPPLPQNSSRRAKDDIVPYRIKATFGEEKIRFSLHPHWSFNDLKEEVFRRFNVENNVGKVDIKYLDDDAEWVLLTCDADLDECVDIHRSSNIRTIKITVINKAYNQSLGSSFGSNK, encoded by the exons atggaagatTTTGGATTCACCACTGTTGATTTCAATCTTATGGATCAACTCTTTTATGATGGATTCTGGTTAGAGACTCAGACTGCTGATGGATCCAACTTTTGGCAGCCTATTTCAACTCATCATTTAACTTCTCCttcatttatttttcctgcttcAGACAACATAGGCAGCTGGAATACGAATCCGAGTCCGGACTATATCTTAAAACAAACACAAACATCAGATTTGTTTTTTAATAATCCGCAAATGGACCATCATCTTTCTCATAGCAATGAACCCACTGTTCCATCAGGTTCTTCAGATAATCTCAACATGGAAATGAACACGAGGTTGTGTGTTGGAATGAACCGAAACCCAATCAATGCTCGTGCTCCGATTTCAGTGAGGAAGAGATTAGACGAGGCTATTAAACTCCTTAAAGACtctgtaagagataaaaatgtTCTTATCCAAATCTGGTTTCCTGTAAAGAAAGATGGCAGACAAGTGCTTATAACAAACAACCAGCCATTTTCACTGGATTTAAACTGCAAAAATCTTGCGGATTACAGAGATGTATCTAAAAACTATCAGTTCGCAGCAGATGAGGAGTCTAAAGAGACTGTTGGGCTGCCGGGCAGAGTTTTCTTGAAGAAGTTGCCGGAGTGGACTCCCGATGTTCGGTTTTTCAAAAGAGAGGAGTATTCTCGTGTTATTTACGCACAGCAGTACAATGTTAGAGGATCACTCGCACTTCCTGTTTTTGAACTGGGGAGTCGTCGTTGCTTGGGGGTGGTTGAAATTGTGACAACCACTCAGAAACTCAATTACCGCCCTGAACTTGAAAATATCTGCAGAGCTCTACAG GCTGTTGATTTGAAGATTTTTGATGTTCCAAGTCCCCCCAGTATAGAG GGTTGTGATGAATCTTACCAGTCTGCTCTGGCAGAGATCAGAAATATTGTGAAACATGTGTGCAGTGTGCATGAACTGCCTTTGGCACAGACATGGGCGCCCTGTACTGAACATAATAAACAAGGGTGCCGACATTCTGATGAGAACTATGCACATTGTGTTTCGACTATCGACTCGGCCAGCTTTGTTGCTGATCCCCAAGTTTCTGGCTTTCATGAGGCGTGCTCTGAACACCACTTGCTCAAAGGTGAAGGTATTCCTGGGAAAGCCTTCATGAGTAATAAACCGTGTTTTTCTGAGGATGTGACGTCTTTCAGCAAGACAGATTATCCTCTCTCACATCATGCTAGGGTGTTTAACTTGTGCGCTGCTGTCGCGATACGACTCAGAAGTACCTACACGGGAAAGGCTGATTTTGTTCTGGAGTTCTTCTTGCCTCTAAAATGCAAAGACTCCAATGATCAGAAGATGTTGCTCGACTCTTTATTGTACTCTTTATTGTTTGTTTTACAACAAACTTGCCAGAGTCTAAGGGTTCTGTCCCACCAAGAGTTGGCTCAAGAAACTTCAGACAAAGAAACGGGTAGCACTTCAGCAGGCAGGTCATACGAGGAAAATTGGCCAAACTTTATTGCTTCTCGTTCAGAAGAACCTTCTCAAAATGCTCCATCCTGGATCATGAATATAACGGATTCCCAGCATAAAGGTAAAGGAGTTTCTGTTTCTTTTGATGATGATATCAACAAGGAACCTGGAGGAGAGTTCAGGGTGACAACTCAGTGGGATAATCCCGAAGACTTTTCCCATTCCGGTGGGTATCTTTCCTTAGATGGGAAAGCAAATGAAAAGCGACGGACAAAGACTGAGAAGGCAATTAGTTTGCAAGTACTTAGGCAACATTTTTCTGGGAGCCTAAAAGATGCTGCCAAGAGCATTGGGG TTTGTCCTACTACTCTGAAAAGAATATGCAGGCAGCATGGGATCACCCGATGGCCTTCAAGGAAGATAAAAAAAGTAGACCATTCATTGAAGAAACTCCAACTTGTGATGGATTCCGTCCAGGGTGCCGAGGGTCCTATTAAACTCGGTTCTTTCTATAGAAACTTCCCGGAATTTGTCTCTCCCGATTCCACTCCCAAACTACCCGTAAacacttcaaacatgaacatccAGACTGCTTCAAAGTCACCTTCTTCCTCCAGCAGTCATAGCACCAGTTCAAGTTACTGTCTGTCTACTGGGGTGAAACATTCATCTCTCACTCTCAGCGGAGATGCTTTATCCCCGGAACAAATGATTGATCAAGGGATGCTAAAGAGAGCAAGGTGTGATGCAGAATTGCTTCACCTAGAGGCCCCACCGTTGCCACAGAATAGCAGCAGGCGGGCAAAGGACGACATAGTCCCTTACAGGATAAAAGCCACTTTCGGGGAAGAAAAGATACGATTCAGTCTGCATCCACACTGGAGTTTCAATGACTTAAAAGAAGAGGTTTTCAGGCGTTTCAATGTAGAAAATAATGTGGGTAAAGTTGATATAAAATACCTGGATGACGATGCTGAATGGGTGCTTTTGACATGCGACGCTGATCTTGATGAATGTGTCGACATACACAGATCATCCAATATCAGAACCATAAAAATTACAGTCATTAATAAAGCTTATAACCAAAGTCTTGGAAGTTCATTTGGTAGCAATAAATAG
- the LOC142505190 gene encoding protein NLP2-like isoform X2 — protein sequence MMDSDNIGSWNTNPSPDYILKQTQTSDLFFNNPQMDHHLSHSNEPTVPSGSSDNLNMEMNTRLCVGMNRNPINARAPISVRKRLDEAIKLLKDSVRDKNVLIQIWFPVKKDGRQVLITNNQPFSLDLNCKNLADYRDVSKNYQFAADEESKETVGLPGRVFLKKLPEWTPDVRFFKREEYSRVIYAQQYNVRGSLALPVFELGSRRCLGVVEIVTTTQKLNYRPELENICRALQAVDLKIFDVPSPPSIEGCDESYQSALAEIRNIVKHVCSVHELPLAQTWAPCTEHNKQGCRHSDENYAHCVSTIDSASFVADPQVSGFHEACSEHHLLKGEGIPGKAFMSNKPCFSEDVTSFSKTDYPLSHHARVFNLCAAVAIRLRSTYTGKADFVLEFFLPLKCKDSNDQKMLLDSLLYSLLFVLQQTCQSLRVLSHQELAQETSDKETGSTSAGRSYEENWPNFIASRSEEPSQNAPSWIMNITDSQHKGKGVSVSFDDDINKEPGGEFRVTTQWDNPEDFSHSGGYLSLDGKANEKRRTKTEKAISLQVLRQHFSGSLKDAAKSIGVCPTTLKRICRQHGITRWPSRKIKKVDHSLKKLQLVMDSVQGAEGPIKLGSFYRNFPEFVSPDSTPKLPVNTSNMNIQTASKSPSSSSSHSTSSSYCLSTGVKHSSLTLSGDALSPEQMIDQGMLKRARCDAELLHLEAPPLPQNSSRRAKDDIVPYRIKATFGEEKIRFSLHPHWSFNDLKEEVFRRFNVENNVGKVDIKYLDDDAEWVLLTCDADLDECVDIHRSSNIRTIKITVINKAYNQSLGSSFGSNK from the exons ATGATGGATTCTG ACAACATAGGCAGCTGGAATACGAATCCGAGTCCGGACTATATCTTAAAACAAACACAAACATCAGATTTGTTTTTTAATAATCCGCAAATGGACCATCATCTTTCTCATAGCAATGAACCCACTGTTCCATCAGGTTCTTCAGATAATCTCAACATGGAAATGAACACGAGGTTGTGTGTTGGAATGAACCGAAACCCAATCAATGCTCGTGCTCCGATTTCAGTGAGGAAGAGATTAGACGAGGCTATTAAACTCCTTAAAGACtctgtaagagataaaaatgtTCTTATCCAAATCTGGTTTCCTGTAAAGAAAGATGGCAGACAAGTGCTTATAACAAACAACCAGCCATTTTCACTGGATTTAAACTGCAAAAATCTTGCGGATTACAGAGATGTATCTAAAAACTATCAGTTCGCAGCAGATGAGGAGTCTAAAGAGACTGTTGGGCTGCCGGGCAGAGTTTTCTTGAAGAAGTTGCCGGAGTGGACTCCCGATGTTCGGTTTTTCAAAAGAGAGGAGTATTCTCGTGTTATTTACGCACAGCAGTACAATGTTAGAGGATCACTCGCACTTCCTGTTTTTGAACTGGGGAGTCGTCGTTGCTTGGGGGTGGTTGAAATTGTGACAACCACTCAGAAACTCAATTACCGCCCTGAACTTGAAAATATCTGCAGAGCTCTACAG GCTGTTGATTTGAAGATTTTTGATGTTCCAAGTCCCCCCAGTATAGAG GGTTGTGATGAATCTTACCAGTCTGCTCTGGCAGAGATCAGAAATATTGTGAAACATGTGTGCAGTGTGCATGAACTGCCTTTGGCACAGACATGGGCGCCCTGTACTGAACATAATAAACAAGGGTGCCGACATTCTGATGAGAACTATGCACATTGTGTTTCGACTATCGACTCGGCCAGCTTTGTTGCTGATCCCCAAGTTTCTGGCTTTCATGAGGCGTGCTCTGAACACCACTTGCTCAAAGGTGAAGGTATTCCTGGGAAAGCCTTCATGAGTAATAAACCGTGTTTTTCTGAGGATGTGACGTCTTTCAGCAAGACAGATTATCCTCTCTCACATCATGCTAGGGTGTTTAACTTGTGCGCTGCTGTCGCGATACGACTCAGAAGTACCTACACGGGAAAGGCTGATTTTGTTCTGGAGTTCTTCTTGCCTCTAAAATGCAAAGACTCCAATGATCAGAAGATGTTGCTCGACTCTTTATTGTACTCTTTATTGTTTGTTTTACAACAAACTTGCCAGAGTCTAAGGGTTCTGTCCCACCAAGAGTTGGCTCAAGAAACTTCAGACAAAGAAACGGGTAGCACTTCAGCAGGCAGGTCATACGAGGAAAATTGGCCAAACTTTATTGCTTCTCGTTCAGAAGAACCTTCTCAAAATGCTCCATCCTGGATCATGAATATAACGGATTCCCAGCATAAAGGTAAAGGAGTTTCTGTTTCTTTTGATGATGATATCAACAAGGAACCTGGAGGAGAGTTCAGGGTGACAACTCAGTGGGATAATCCCGAAGACTTTTCCCATTCCGGTGGGTATCTTTCCTTAGATGGGAAAGCAAATGAAAAGCGACGGACAAAGACTGAGAAGGCAATTAGTTTGCAAGTACTTAGGCAACATTTTTCTGGGAGCCTAAAAGATGCTGCCAAGAGCATTGGGG TTTGTCCTACTACTCTGAAAAGAATATGCAGGCAGCATGGGATCACCCGATGGCCTTCAAGGAAGATAAAAAAAGTAGACCATTCATTGAAGAAACTCCAACTTGTGATGGATTCCGTCCAGGGTGCCGAGGGTCCTATTAAACTCGGTTCTTTCTATAGAAACTTCCCGGAATTTGTCTCTCCCGATTCCACTCCCAAACTACCCGTAAacacttcaaacatgaacatccAGACTGCTTCAAAGTCACCTTCTTCCTCCAGCAGTCATAGCACCAGTTCAAGTTACTGTCTGTCTACTGGGGTGAAACATTCATCTCTCACTCTCAGCGGAGATGCTTTATCCCCGGAACAAATGATTGATCAAGGGATGCTAAAGAGAGCAAGGTGTGATGCAGAATTGCTTCACCTAGAGGCCCCACCGTTGCCACAGAATAGCAGCAGGCGGGCAAAGGACGACATAGTCCCTTACAGGATAAAAGCCACTTTCGGGGAAGAAAAGATACGATTCAGTCTGCATCCACACTGGAGTTTCAATGACTTAAAAGAAGAGGTTTTCAGGCGTTTCAATGTAGAAAATAATGTGGGTAAAGTTGATATAAAATACCTGGATGACGATGCTGAATGGGTGCTTTTGACATGCGACGCTGATCTTGATGAATGTGTCGACATACACAGATCATCCAATATCAGAACCATAAAAATTACAGTCATTAATAAAGCTTATAACCAAAGTCTTGGAAGTTCATTTGGTAGCAATAAATAG
- the LOC142505191 gene encoding putative serine/threonine-protein kinase PIX13 encodes MGICLSRSGSRSAIVNSYANQGQPSATSSQWSSVATTTMSTSSKSANVSGNSSIFSGSDHDMSSPASAAGQMLSQPNLRVFSFSELKAATRNFRSDTLLGEGGFGKVYKGWLMGTNGERTVIAVKKLNSESTQGFQEWQSEINFLGRLSHPNLVKLLGYCWEGVELLLVYEFMAKGSLENHLFGRGSAVQPLPWDVRLKILIGAARGLAFLHASDRKVIYRDFKASNILLDGSYHAKLSDFGLAKMGPTASKSHVTTQVMGTNGYAAPEYVATGHLYVKSDVYGFGVVLAEMLTGLRTLDGNRPNGKEKLVEWIKPHLTDRRKLKNVMDSRLEGKYPSRCALQIAELSLYCLENEPKNRPSMQEIVETLERIDGATETLPRDQLRVRSTHKPINLRGGGQQSLQLRSPLHPRQDVNQTYPLPQRM; translated from the exons ATGGGGATTTGTTTGAGCCGCAGTGGCAGTAGATCGGCCATTGTTAACAGCTACGCTAACCAGGGCCAGCCCTCCGCCACCAGCAGCCAATGGAGTTCAG TGGCGACTACAACGATGTCTACGTCGAGCAAGAGCGCTAATGTTTCTGGGAACAGCAGCATATTTTCCGGGAGCGATCATGATATGAGCTCCCCTGCTTCCGCCGCTGGACAGATGTTATCCCAACCTAACTTGAGAGTCTTCTCTTTCTCAGAGCTCAAGGCCGCCACCAGAAATTTCAGAAGTGATACGCTGCTGGGAGAAGGTGGATTCGGCAAAGTGTACAAGGGATGGCTCATGGGAACTAATGGGGAAAGAACAGTTATTGCTGTAAAGAAGTTGAATTCGGAAAGCACTCAGGGATTTCAAGAATGGCAG TCCGAGATAAATTTCCTTGGAAGACTTTCTCATCCCAATCTGGTGAAGCTGCTGGGCTACTGTTGGGAGGGCGTAGAGCTATTGTTGGTCTATGAGTTCATGGCAAAAGGGAGCTTAGAGAACCATCTGTTCGGAA GGGGTTCCGCTGTTCAGCCACTTCCATGGGACGTTAGGCTTAAGATATTGATCGGAGCAGCTCGTGGTCTTGCATTCTTGCATGCTTCGGATAGAAAAGTTATCTACAGAGACTTCAAGGCGTCCAACATATTGCTTGATGGG TCATACCACGCCAAGTTATCAGATTTCGGTCTAGCGAAAATGGGTCCAACAGCAAGTAAATCCCATGTAACGACGCAGGTAATGGGGACCAACGGTTATGCTGCTCCTGAATATGTCGCCACAG GGCACTTGTACGTCAAGAGTGATGTATACGGTTTCGGTGTCGTCTTAGCAGAGATGCTAACAGGGTTACGGACACTTGACGGAAATCGTCCAAACGGGAAAGAAAAACTGGTTGAATGGATCAAGCCACATCTAACTGACAGGAGGAAGTTGAAGAACGTTATGGACTCTCGGTTGGAAGGAAAATATCCCTCGAGATGTGCATTGCAAATAGCTGAGCTTTCACTATATTGTCTCGAGAATGAACCAAAGAACAGACCATCAATGCAAGAAATTGTGGAGACCTTGGAAAGAATCGATGGCGCTACCGAGACATTACCTAGAGATCAGCTAAGGGTAAGATCTACTCATAAGCCAATCAATCTACGTGGTGGCGGCCAGCAATCTCTTCAGCTGCGGTCCCCACTTCATCCGAGGCAAGACGTAAATCAAACGTATCCACTGCCCCAACGTATGTAG